One segment of Podospora pseudopauciseta strain CBS 411.78 chromosome 5 map unlocalized CBS411.78m_5.2, whole genome shotgun sequence DNA contains the following:
- a CDS encoding uncharacterized protein (antiSMASH:Cluster_8), protein MPCGFQRPHRSQRSITSKTGQTGLQLIVAKHQAGRDPAQSRIPMDAAEVDWAETFPQRNCRAHDSHNNHPRGEKSKKICYAPELFSFNFANRITNNGRQTLWHAFAFRIRLELMLEPKRPLEPDPVQPAPDVCEVGKSAIPPSIPAHPSFAQVSPDRRVFLAARDGSHSGHGNPIMGANLACHLSSVLGELQHPLPGSRSRVVLV, encoded by the exons ATGCCGTGTGGATTCCAAAGACCTCATCGGAGCCAGCGATCCATCACCTCCAAAACAGGTCAAACAG GTTTGCAGTTAATTGTTGCCAAGCATCAGGCCGGACGAGACCCAGCCCAGAGCCGCATTCCCATGGACGCGGCAGAGGTCGATTGGGCAGAGACATTTCCGCAACGGAATTGCAGG GCTCACGAcagccacaacaaccaccctcGTGGCGAGAAATCAAAGAAGATCTGTTATGCGCCGGAATTATTCTCGTTCAACTTTGCCAAccgcatcaccaacaacggACGGCAAACCCTGTGGCATGCGTTTGCCTTTCGAATCCGCCTGGAGCTGATGCTGGAGCCAAAGAGACCACTTGAGCCAGACCCGGTTCAGCCGGCGCCCGACGTTTGCGAGGTCGGCAAGTCGGCCATTCCTCCGTCCATCCCAGCTCATCCCAGTTTTGCCCAAGTCTCCCCAGACCGTCGTGTGTTCCTGGCCGCCAGAGATGGCAGCCACAGCGGCCACGGGAATCCGATCATGGGGGCCAATCTAGCATGCCACCTGAGCTCTGTATTGGGCGAACTGCAGCATCCCTTGCCAGGTTCGAGATCACGAGTAGTTCTCGTCTAA
- a CDS encoding uncharacterized protein (EggNog:ENOG503NZK9; COG:O; antiSMASH:Cluster_8; SMCOG1075:alkaline serine protease; SMCOG1075: subtilase family; MEROPS:MER0006037), producing MAGRFLVSLSVALSALGVSAAPATTFTKSEGFYIGVPIANPDAQNLIPHKFIVVYNNTFSDDEVFAHESSIASVIAKRNIGKRSPLTNNILSTTVETFQIDQWRAMALEADDALINEIYAAKEVSYIEQDAVIKLNVRQLQSRAPTGLARLSHDGARQNGYFFDSSAGEGITAYVVDTGIRTTHEDLQGRARFGASFIRGEDETDLNGHGTHVAGTIGGWKFGVAKKTQLVAVKVLGADGSGSNSGVIAGMDFVARDATRRGLRGKAVMNMSLGGSFSQAVNTAINRIEAAGVVPVVAAGNENQDTALTSPGSAEAAITVGAIDQTNDRRASFSNFGPLVDIFAPGVRVESCGIRSDSDTATLSGTSMASPHVAGLAAYIMALEGITGVQQVADRLKQLAGQTNSRVVAASNVAGTTDLIANNGFR from the coding sequence ATGGCTGGCCGATTTCTTGTTTCCTTGAGCGTTGCTCTGTCTGCCCTTGGGGTatctgctgctcctgccaccaccttcaccaaGTCCGAGGGGTTCTATATCGGTGTGCCCATCGCCAACCCCGATGCCCAGAACCTCATCCCCCACAAGTTCATCGTGGTCTACAACAACACCTTCAGCGATGATGAGGTCTTTGCCCACGAGTCCAGCATTGCGAGCGTGATCGCCAAGCGCAACATTGGGAAGCGCAGCCCACTGACCAACAACATCCTTTCTACGACAGTCGAGACCTTCCAGATCGACCAGTGGAGAGCTATGGCTCTGGAGGCCGATGATGCCTTGATCAATGAGATCTATGCCGCCAAGGAGGTCAGCTACATCGAGCAGGATGCCGTCATCAAGCTCAATGTCCGCCAGCTTCAGTCTCGCGCCCCTACCGGCTTGGCCCGCCTCAGCCATGACGGTGCCAGACAGAATGGTTATTTCTTTGACAGTTCTGCTGGAGAGGGCATCACTGCTTACGTTGTGGACACTGGTATCCGTACCACCCACGAGGACTTGCAGGGGAGGGCCAGATTCGGCGCCTCCTTCATCCGAGGCGAAGATGAGACGGATCTCAACGGCCACGGCACCCACGTTGCTGGCACCATTGGAGGCTGGAAGTTTGGTGTCGCCAAGAAGACCCAGCTCGTTGCTGTCAAGGTCCTCGGTGCTGACGGTTCCGGTTCCAACTCTGGCGTGATTGCCGGTATGGACTTTGTTGCCCGTGATGCCACCCGCCGTGGTCTCCGTGGCAAGGCCGTCATGAACATGTCTCTCGGCGGCTCTTTCTCCCAGGCCGtcaacaccgccatcaaccgTATCGAGGCTGCCGGTGTCGTTCCCGTTGTTGCCGCCGGTAACGAGAACCAGGACACtgccctcacctcccctgGCTCTGCCGAGGCCGCCATCACTGTCGGTGCTATTGACCAGACCAACGACCGCCgcgcctccttctccaactttgGTCCCCTCGTTGACATCTTCGCCCCCGGTGTCCGTGTCGAGTCCTGCGGCATCCGCAGCGACAGCGACACCGCCACCCTGAGCGGAACTTCCATGGCCTCCCCCCACGTTGCCGGTCTCGCCGCCTACATCATGGCTCTCGAGGGCATCACCGGTGTTCAGCAGGTGGCCGACCGCCTCAAGCAGCTCGCCGGCCAGACCAACTCCAGAGTTGTGGCCGCCAGCAACGTTGCTGGCACAACCGACCTCATCGCCAACAACGGCTTCAGATGA
- a CDS encoding uncharacterized protein (EggNog:ENOG503P2FZ): protein MPPPPIPPSHPPADPRESTTTATQPPTLRKKPSAGILTTTTSASGHRTTRITTTAAACPAAPTTTSASSPAVPLSRHPFKRRDQNATSTARGMRAGFDPKAPTPTTARQTTPRMPSYERPGPTSTRQPQVPTAAKAVNNSGKPPVTPKVATRLAPSTTSTQHQNPTSVATPLPRRPRPDTILSANGSGPRDKLDITSPVAAFLNTTNVTPRSGSRQNRVESAHSTPNATPNIERHESFDSRNGLSISPSVVDDVTSRRPVVTFSPASDVSGAGHRQDPDSKFFYAADVPRQTQQAHPRPVVAPQQARNTTFFHASGSPAPDRSSVVSPLVSPAATSNDSLMSKFFYANGAPELQPAPKFGPTRRGPSSVVSTASRIPTNRTGNALRPTSPVGVQPKVKSGHNTPLVSPRSPIASSHHRLSVGSQGWSGLEQTPHSTGAERAHARPKSLTIADAPAIARLMSSHGSIPPTPASEATSPLFAPPSTILPGSPGMSGFASLLQAAEDFAESEEGKSESLNSPAKSSSQEKEPLSDLVANARRERKVQDLQITNASLEAINRTLERQLRKQTAELRRYKRMSRMSMASLSNRVPSASTAAGGGLAKAGMELNDLNEEEGEIAAGDAAIEELEEEDEEEEEEEEEDFMSGSEHSDSGSSGANTERNESRQKRDERRLQIDLSKHQQLLVDSQKMNQSLKRCLGWTEELIKEGKRALAYNITVSDVELGGRVLVPEEIEALEPQQEEDGSVMENDIEDYEDELKDDSLYGEEPRLDNLGGTDTENDDLKDDSLYGDDPRLDDDLRDDSLYGDNPRLDDDLRDDSLYGDILRSDDDLRDDSLYGDNPRYDDDLNEDSLYGENPQLDDDLDSSDTEDEKERRKTWRPDAQDRDSGVELPTDSR, encoded by the coding sequence ATGCCTCCGCCCCCAATCCCTCCTTCGCACCCACCCGCCGACCCGCGAGAATCAACTACCACGGCAACACAGCCGCCGACGCTGAGGAAAAAGCCCTCGGCGGGTATTCTGACTACCACCACGTCCGCCTCGGGCCACAGAACAACacgcatcaccaccaccgcagccgCCTGTCCAGCCGCCCCGACGACCACCTCCGCCTCGTCCCCTGCCGTGCCGTTGTCCCGCCATCCGTTCAAACGGAGGGACCAAAATGCAACGTCGACAGCACGGGGCATGAGGGCAGGATTTGATCCGAAAGCGCCCacgccgacgacggcgaggcAGACCACTCCCAGGATGCCATCCTACGAGCGACCAGGTCCCACTAGTACTCGACAGCCACAAGTCCCAACCGCAGCAAAGGCAGTAAACAACAGCGGCAAACCGCCAGTGACTCCGAAAGTAGCGACGCGTCTTGCTCCTTCTACTACTTCTACTCAACACCAGAACCCGACAAGCGTTGCGACACCGCTGCCACGACGCCCAAGGCCTGATACCATCTTGAGCGCCAATGGCTCGGGGCCGCGCGATAAACTCGACATCACTTCCCCCGTAGCCGCATTCCTAAACACCACCAATGTCACACCGAGATCTGGGTCAAGACAAAACCGCGTTGAAAGCGCCCACAGCACTCCGAACGCCACCCCCAATATTGAACGACACGAATCTTTCGACAGTAGAAATGGGCTGTCTATCTCGCCATCCGTTGTTGACGATGTGACTTCGAGACGACCCGTAGTAACATTCAGTCCGGCCTCCGATGTGAGTGGCGCTGGCCATCGTCAGGACCCGGATTCAAAGTTCTTTTATGCCGCAGACGTTCCGAGACAGACCCAGCAAGCACATCCGAGACCAGTAGTTGCACCGCAACAAGCGAGGAACACAACTTTTTTCCATGCCAGCGGAAGCCCTGCTCCAGATCGATCAAGTGTTGTCTCTCCACTGGTGTCTCCTGCTGCCACCAGCAATGACAGTCTCATGAGCAAGTTCTTTTACGCAAACGGAGCACCAGAATTACAGCCTGCCCCCAAATTTGGACCAACGAGGAGAGGACCGAGCTCGGTCGTGTCTACAGCTTCTAGAATACCAACAAACCGGACGGGCAATGCGCTCAGGCCAACTTCTCCTGTTGGGGTCCAACCCAAGGTCAAGAGCGGACACAACACGCCCCTTGTGTCTCCCCGATCCCCCATAGCGAGCTCACACCATCGACTCAGCGTGGGCAGCCAAGGATGGTCTGGACTGGAACAAACTCCCCATTCTACCGGTGCAGAAAGAGCCCACGCTCGCCCAAAGAGCCTGACCATTGCCGATGCTCCTGCCATAGCCAGGCTTATGTCTTCTCATGgctccatcccccccacccctgcCTCTGAGGCAACATCTCCCCTATTTGCCCCACCGAGCACGATTCTTCCAGGAAGCCCAGGCATGAGTGGCTTTGCATCACTTCTTCAGGCTGCCGAGGATTTTGCCGAATCAGAAGAAGGGAAGTCAGAGTCGCTGAACAGCCCAGCGAAGTCTAGCTCGCAGGAAAAGGAACCGCTGAGTGATTTGGTCGCCAACGCGCGCCGAGAGCGCAAAGTGCAAGATTTGCAAATTACAAATGCCAGTCTTGAGGCAATCAATAGGACGTTGGAAAGACAATTGCGGAAGCAGACTGCTGAGCTGCGGCGTTATAAGCGGATGTCGAGGATGAGCATGGCCTCGTTGAGTAACCGCGTCCCATCGGCCTCGACAGCTGCaggtggggggttggcgaAAGCTGGAATGGAGCTGAATGATCTcaacgaggaagagggtgagaTTGCGGCGGGGGACGCTGCGATAGAGGAactggaagaggaagacgaagaggaagaagaggaggaggaggaagatttcATGTCTGGCTCGGAGCATTCGGATTCGGGCAGTTCCGGGGCCAACACGGAGCGCAATGAGTCGCGCCAGAAGAGAGACGAGCGGAGGCTTCAGATTGATCTCTCCAAGCATCAACAACTACTCGTCGACAGTCAGAAAATGAACCAAAGTCTGAAGCGGTGTTTGGGGTGGACGGAGGAGCTGATCAAGGAAGGAAAACGAGCTCTTGCCTACAATATTACCGTCAGCGACGTTGAGTTGGGCGGTCGGGTACTTGTTCCCGAGGAGATTGAGGCTCTAGAACCGCAacaggaagaggatggaaGCGTCATGGAAAACGATATTGAAGACTACGAGGATGAACTGAAAGACGACTCTCTTTATGGGGAAGAGCCTCGGTTGGACAATCTAGGTGGTACCGACACCGAAAACGACGACCTGAAGGACGATTCCCTCTATGGAGACGACCCTCGCTTGGACGATGATCTCAGAGACGATTCTCTTTATGGGGACAACCCCCGCTTAGACGACGATCTTCGAGATGATTCTCTTTATGGGGACATCCTTCGCTCGGATGATGATCTTAGAGACGACTCCCTCTACGGCGACAACCCTCGCTATGATGACGATCTCAATGAGGACTCTTTATATGGGGAAAATCCTCAATTAGACGACGACCTTGACAGCAGTGACACTGAGGATGAGAAAGAACGACGAAAAACGTGGAGGCCAGATGCACAGGACAGGGACAGTGGGGTCGAGTTGCCTACTGACAGCAGGTAA
- the CAJ1 gene encoding DnaJ-like protein (COG:O; EggNog:ENOG503NXFB; antiSMASH:Cluster_8), with translation MVVDTAYYDTLGVKPTATELEIKKAYRKLAIVHHPDKNPNDPNAHAKFQEIGEAYQVLSDEDLRKAYNKYGKESARPTEGFVDPAEFFSSIFGGESFVDWIGEISLMKDLTATMDITMSAEEEEAAAAAAAEAEAAAAAKDGEFPGTADALKESLKTSGGESSSAVPPEKPPVPAVIVEEEAPTKKAKEAGYNTCNPSATEEVPPPYTKSSSPGPGSGASTPKPGGRTQIPIRPALMDRPSDEVSQQTDEGDKKGKKSKAGLSKEQREQLAALDKERQRIRQERVDTLARKLLDRISVWTETDHGKDVTRAFQEKTRLEVEELKMESFGIDILHAIGATYFSKGTTLLRSQKFFGMGGFISRMKDKGTLVKDTWNTISSAIDAQQTMEEMARLEQQGGEEWTDEKKIEYERRVTGKILTAAWRGSKFEIQSVLRDVCDAVLNDKKVPHGKRLERAQALVYIGEICLAAKRSPEEEGDYMAFEQLVAEAAMKKEKESKKKGKDKKKDEEDKKAAKPGDKAWEEAAASAANSAPNVPSSS, from the exons ATGGTGGTAGACACGGCCTACTACGACACCCTTGGGGTCAAGCCGACGGCCACTGAGCTCGAAATCAAAAAGGCCTATCGCAAGCTCGCCATCGTCCACCATCCGG ACAAGAACCCTAACGACCCCAACGCTCACGCCAAGTTTCAAGAAATCGGCGAAGCTTACCAAGTTCTATCTGACGAAGACCTCCGCAAGGCCTACAACAAATATGGCAAAGAATCAGCCCGCCCAACCGAGGGGTTCGTCGACCCAGCCGAGTTCTTCTCGAGCATCTTTGGCGGCGAGTCTTTTGTCGACTGGATTGGCGAGATCAGCCTTATGAAGGATTTGACCGCCACCATGGACATTACCATGTctgctgaggaagaggaggctgccgccgccgctgctgctgaggccgaggctgccgctgccgccaagGATGGCGAGTTCCCTGGTACAGCGGACGCTCTGAAGGAGAGCCTCAAGACATCGGGCGGAGAGTCATCGTCCGCTGTACCGCCTGAAAAGCCACCAGTTCCTGCCGtgattgtggaggaggaggcccccaccaagaaggccaaggaggccggATATAACACCTGCAATCCCTCCGCGACGGAGGAGGTACCACCCCCGTACACcaagtcttcttcgccggGCCCTGGGTCAGGAGCGTCCACTCCCAAGCCTGGCGGCCGCACCCAAATCCCTATCCGGCCTGCGCTTATGGATCGGCCGTCGGATGAGGTGTCTCAGCAGACGGACGAAGGTgacaagaaggggaagaagtcCAAGGCAGGCTTGTCCAAGGAGCAGAGAGAGCAGCTTGCGGCGCTGGACAAGGAGCGCCAGCGGATTCGCCAGGAACGCGTTGACACCCTGGCCCGCAAGCTCCTCGATCGTATTTCGGTGTGGACAGAGACGGACCACGGCAAGGACGTCACTCGCGCGTTTCAGGAGAAGACAAggctggaggtggaggagctcaagatgGAGTCGTTCGGCATCGATATCCTGCACGCCATTGGCGCGACTTACTTTAGCAAAGGCACCACCCTTCTACGGAGCCAGAAGTTCTTTGGCATGGGCGGGTTCATCAGCCGTATGAAGGACAAGGGCACGCTAGTCAAGGACACATGGAACACGATCAGCAGCGCTATTGACGCCCAGCAAacgatggaggagatggccaGGTTGGAGCAgcagggaggggaggagtggacggatgagaagaagatcgaGTATGAGCGCAGGGTGACGGGGAAGATCTTGACGGCGGCCTGGAGGGGAAGCAAGTTTGAGATTCAGAGCGTGCTTCGGGATGTTTGCGATGCTGTTTTGAACGACAAGAAGGTGCCACACGGGAAGAGGCTTGAAAGGGCGCAGGCGCTGGTGTACATTGGTGAAATTTGCCTGGCG GCCAAGCGCAGCcctgaggaggaaggcgacTACATGGCATTCGAGCAGCTTGTTGCCGAGGCGGccatgaagaaggagaaggagtcgaagaagaagggcaaggataagaagaaggacgaagaggacaagaaggccgCCAAGCCTGGAGACAAGGcctgggaggaggccgcTGCTTCAGCAGCCAACAGCGCGCCCAACGTCCCCAGTTCATCATGA
- a CDS encoding uncharacterized protein (antiSMASH:Cluster_8; EggNog:ENOG503NW1G; COG:G) encodes MATDGSNGAQSNRFLIWGGEGWVAGHLKTLLEKDGKEVHMTTIRMENRESVLAELDRVKPTHVLNAAGCTGRPNVDWCEDNQEATIRSNVIGTLNLTDCCFLRGIHCTVFATGCIYQYDEAHPWDGPGFLETDPANFAGSFYSMTKAHVEEVMKHYNNCLILRLRMPVSDDLHPRNFVTKIAKYERVVDIPNSNTILSDLLPASILMAEHKDLGIYNFTNPGAISHNEVLTLFRDIVRPSFSWKNFSLEEQAKVIKAGRSNCKLDTTKLVKKLKEYGYEIPEIHEAYRKCFERMKAAGVQ; translated from the exons ATGGCCACCGACGGTTCCAATGGCGCCCAAAGCAACCGCTTCTTGATCTGGGGCGGCGAGGGTTGGGTGGCAGGACATCTCAAGACCCTTCTTGAGAAGGACGGCAAGGAGGTGCACATGACAACGATCCGAATGGAGAACCGCGAATCTGTTCTCGCCGAGCTCGACCGGGTCAAGCCCACTCATGTGCTGAACGCGGCTGGGTGCACTGGGCGGCCCAACGTGGACTGGTGCGAGGACAACCAAGAGGCTACCATCAGGTCCAATGTGATCGGCACCCTGAACCTCACCGACTGCTGCTTCCTCCGCGGCATTCACTGCACCGTATTTGCAACCGGCTGCATCTACCAGTACGATGAGGCACACCCCTGGGATGGCCCAGGTTTCCTCGAGACCGACCCGGCCAACTTTGCGGGGAGCTTCTACTCCATGACCAAGGCCCACGTTGAAGAG GTCATGAAGCACTACAACAACTGCCTCATTCTTCGACTTCGGATGCCAGTGTCGGACGACTTGCACCCCCGCAACTTTGTCACCAAGATCGCCAAATACGAGCGTGTGGTGGAcatccccaacagcaacacgATTCTGAGCGACCTGCTGCCGGCTAGCATCCTGATGGCCGAGCACAAAGATCTGGGCATCTACAACTTTACGAACCCTGGTGCCATCTCCCACAACGAGGTGCTCACCCTGTTCCGCGACATTGTGCGCCCCTCGTTTAGCTGGAAGAACTTTAGCCTCGAGGAGCAAGCCAAGGTGATCAAGGCAGGCCGAAGCAACTGCAAGCTTGATACCACGAAATTGGTCAAAAAGCTGAAGGAGTATGGGTATGAGATTCCCGAGATTCACGAAGCCTACCGAAAGTGCTTTGAGCGCATGAAGGCTGCGGGTGTCCAGTAA
- a CDS encoding uncharacterized protein (antiSMASH:Cluster_8; EggNog:ENOG503NYCK) — translation MEFPTSPMLIDDGRDVDSLSIDTRLPRAERAQSIIHQAEDEEEDENKATVELASIMTTTSNPVSPGPSSPPLDQVRMQDFIPPTRPSSTPFPQPEPRSTDLRCLRCPSEASMDPDEPSVSDIPSVQTDNENAGLNLSDLPAEIHECILDHLFGYRVSTSSKSSITRWGTALRHPRRKELSELSRVSRTWRVLIQDRLYRHIKLKATIDSLRGSFEYFAAHPHLRSYIKHVEIWFPVFRPKYGPLALGTANTLPTVTPDGLTTASYVLPMDNCSLEEAFYFVANTFPDVCIMTLEGGERRKAPKVRHWIGEDLSCPRTMPRVNSVHTLICKGQWNLIRGQDDFETITSALPNLKEWQGSYSKPKSKSYLTMADIFSKPIKLEKLVLCLEGDYRREMSFPSYFLKVSSKVHFCSRLADAAASPYLEQISYTGRVCQQFFNDLVLKCHDTRLSRLKRIDLTVKNCCRKVAHWNESGSGITDMNFIKAFEQLVLAGIRALGKLQSIEYLRIRYVDLDSPVPPLNPYFLLDKGWCSGVWSDEIVAELNISRPSVQFEELSESFGEVGYNKDGRMTISPDFPRSKSLSLKLENYAMLSVGIAMP, via the exons ATGGAATTTCCCACGAGTCCCATGCTCATCGACGACGGTCGCGATGTCGACTCTCTCAGCATCGACACGCGCCTGCCCAGGGCTGAAAGGGCACAATCAATCATTCACCaagccgaggacgaggaggaagacgagaaCAAGGCAACGGTTGAGCTGGCTTCCATCATGACAACCACCTCGAATCCGGTATCACCCGGTCCATCAAGCCCGCCGCTGGATCAGGTACGAATGCAAGACTTCATCCCTCCAACACGCCCAAGTAGCACGCCGTTCCCACAACCCGAGCCACGAAGTACAGATTTGCGCTGCCTGAGGTGTCCTTCAGAAGCCTCGATGGATCCCGACGAACCCAGCGTTTCTGACATCCCATCGGTGCAAACCGACAACGAGAACGCCGGGCTCAACCTCTCAGATCTTCCTGCCGAGATCCACGAATGCATCTTGGATCATCTATTTGGTTACCGGGTATCTACATCATCCAAGAGCTCAATCACGCGGTGGGGGACTGCTTTGCGGCATCCAAGAAGGAAGGAGCTTTCTGAGCTATCACGAGTGAGCCGGActtggagggtgttgatcCAAGACAGGCTCTATCGGCATATCAAGCTCAAGGCGACCATCGATTCTTTGAGAGGATCGTTCGAGTACTTTGCTGCTCATCCACATTTACGATCATATATCAAGCATGTGGAGATCTGGTTTCCGGTATTCCGGCCAAAATATGGACCTCTGGCTCTGGGGACGGCAAACACCCTTCCCACAGTTACGCCGGATGGCTTGACAACGGCGTCTTATGTCTTACCCATGGACAACTGCTCTCTGGAAGAAGCCTTTTATTTCGTCGCCAACACCTTCCCAGATGTGTGCATCATGACGCTCGAAGGTGGTGAACGGCGCAAAGCACCGAAAGTGAGGCATTGGATCGGGGAGGATCTGTCTTGCCCACGCACGATGCCCAGGGTGAACTCGGTCCACACCCTTATTTGCAAGGGACAATGGAACTTGATCCGGGGGCAGGACGACTTTGAGACCATCACGTCCGCCCTGCCTAATCTGAAGGAGTGGCAGGGCTCTTACAGCAAACCGAAATCCAAGAGCTACCTCACCATGGCCGACATCTTCTCCAAGCCCATAAAATTAGAAAAGCTGGTTCTCTGTCTGGAGGGTGACTATCGACGAGAAATGTCTTTCCCATCGTACTTTCTCAAGGTGTCGAGCAAGGTGCACTTTTGCTCCAGGCTGGCCGACGCGGCCGCTTCTCCCTACCTGGAGCAAATATCGTACACGGGGAGAGTTTGCCAGCAATTCTTCAACGATCTTGTCCTCAAGTGTCACGACACGAGACTATCACGCCTAAAGCGGATCGATCTAACTGTCAAGAACTGCTGTCGGAAGGTGGCCCATTGGAACGAATCGGGGTCGGGAATCACAGACATGAACTTCATCAAGGCCTTTGAGCAGCTGGTGCTTGCTGGTATTCGAGCACTGGGGAAGTTACAGTCGATTGAGTACCTCCGGATTCGCTACGTGGACCTAG ATTCCCCTGTCCCACCTTTGAATCCTTACTTTTTGCTCGACAAAGGGTGGTGTTCGGGCGTGTGGAGCGATGAGATCGTCGCCGAGCTCAATATCTCAAGACCGTCGGTTCAGTTTGAGGAACTGTCCGAGTCGtttggagaggtgggttACAACAAGGACGGCCGGATGACCATCAGTCCGGATTTCCCTCGCTCCAAGAGTCTGTCTTTGAAGCTGGAAAACTACGCGATGCTGAGTGTTGGGATCGCGATGCCGTAG
- the ERG9 gene encoding bifunctional farnesyl-diphosphate farnesyltransferase/squalene synthase (COG:I; antiSMASH:Cluster_8; EggNog:ENOG503NXNI; BUSCO:EOG09262HA6): MGAAQQIAYFLLHPNELRSIAQWKVWHEPVHRRDASKETPTEKSCFHFLKLTSRSFSAVIQELNPELLMPICLFYLVLRGLDTIEDDMTLDIKEKEPLLRDFHNIMEQDGWTFDKNGPNEKDRELLVHFDDIIFELKKVKKPYYDIIKDITEKMGNGMADYALNAEHNNIGVGTIKEYELYCHYVAGLVGEGLTRLFVESNLANPQLLVRMDLTESMGQFLQKVNIIRDVHEDWIDKRRFWPREIWSKYVDNWDDLFAPANREKALQCSSEMVLNALKHAEECLFYMAGIRDQSVFNFVAIPQSMAIATLDLVFRNPAIFERNVKITKGDACQLMIESTQNLRVVCDVFKKYARRIHKKNDPRDPNFLAISAQCGKIEQFIETIFPTQDPNKVRAGLKQEDPKMDALETFYLIAAALSTFILIGVLMIGIAWYFGARFDQVFKNIDQKIAGTVTSSVAAVTSVAHEEL; encoded by the exons ATGGGTGCCGCCCAGCAAATTGcttacttcctcctccaccctaATGAGCTTCGGTCCATCGCTCAATG GAAAGTATGGCATGAGCCTGTCCACAGACGCGATGCCTCCAAGGAGACGCCCACCGAGAAATCATGCTTCCACTTCCTCAAGTTGACGTCACGGTCATTCTCAGCTGTCATTCAAGAGCTCAACCCCGAGCTCCTGATGCCGATATGCCTCTTCTACCTCGTCCTGCGTGGTCTCGACACCATCGAAGACGACATGACCCTTgacatcaaggagaaggagcccCTCCTCCGCGATTTTCACAACATCATGGAGCAGGATGGCTGGACTTTCGACAAGAACGGGCCCAACGAGAAGGACAGGGAGCTGCTCGTCCACTTCGACGACATTATCTTCGAGCTGAAGAAGGTCAAGAAGCCATATTATGATATCATCAAGGACATCACCGAGAAGATGGGCAATGGCATGGCCGATTACGCGCTCAACGCTGAGCACAACAACATTGGTGTGGGCACCATCAAGGAATACGAGTTGTACTGCCATTATGTTGCCGGTCTGGTGGGAGAGGGCTTGACACGCCTGTTTGTGGAAAGCAACCTTGCCAACCCACAACTTCTGGTGCGCATGGATCTCACTGAGAGCATGGGCCAGTTCTTGCAAAAGGTTAACATCATTCGCGACGTACACGAGGACTGGATCGACAAGCGGCGATTCTGGCCCAGAGAAATCTGGTCCAAGTATGTTGACAACTGGGACGACCTCTTTGCCCCGGCCAACCGGGAGAAGGCCCTTCAGTGCAGCTCTGAGATGGTGCTCAACGCTCTCAAGCATGCCGAGGAGTGTCTTTTCTACATGGCTGGTATCCGAGACCAGAGTGTCTTCAACTTCGTGGCGATTCCCCAAAGCATGGCCATTGCTACCCTGGATCTTGTCTTCCGcaaccccgccatcttcGAACGGAACGTCAAGATCACCAAGGGAGACGCCTGCCAACTGATGATCGAGTCGACACAAAACCTGCGGGTGGTCTGCGATGTTTTCAAGAAGTACGCGAGAAGGATACACAAGAAGAATGACCCCAGGGATCCCAACTTCCTTGCCATCAGCGCGCAATGTGGAAAG ATTGAGCAATTCATTGAGACCATCTTCCCAACGCAAGACCCTAACAAGGTCAGGGCTGGGCTCAAGCAAGAAGATCCCAAGATGGACGCCTTGGAGACTTTTTATCTCATTGCTGCTGCGCTATCAACATTCATCTTGATCGGTGTTCTGATG ATTGGAATTGCATGGTACTTTGGTGCTCGATTCGACCAGGTCTTCAAAAACATCGACCAAAAGATCGCCGGCACTGTTACCAGCTCAGTGGCTGCTGTTACCAGCGTTGCTCACGAGGAACTGTGA